The following DNA comes from Metopolophium dirhodum isolate CAU chromosome 8, ASM1992520v1, whole genome shotgun sequence.
agtCGTACTTTTAAagtatgaaatacaattttatattcaaatgtttCAGAGCAATGCAACCTCGTATAGTTTACACAGATGTAAAACATAATGTGTACATagttagatatataatatatattatatcaatacctTGTACAAATCACTAgatggatataaaaataatatttaccagaTCAGTACGTGTATTATGCATATCGAGTGCGTTTGTCCTTGTTACTATATAAGAGCTATTttacttaacaaattttaattcctGCAACTTGTGTTGAACAAAATGgcaatgattttcaaaatattatttatcttattcagtatagtaagtatattgacttaagttttagtaatttattatttattttaatggttttatttgttgTACTTAGATATTTCTAAAAGCAAACGCGATCAAATATCCGAACGACTTCACTCCCACCCTATTGTCAGGAGagagcaaaataaaatttgattttattgttgTCGGTGCTGGTAGTGCCGGTGCGATAATTGCTGCTCGTTTAAGTGAGATAGCAGATTGgaatattttactattggaAGCAGGTGGTGATCCTCCAGAATCATCAGAAATTCCACTCAAATGGAGTTTGGCATTGAACACAGAGTATGATTGGAAATTTTTAACTGAACAGgaagataatttgttcaaagGTTTAGACGGAGAAAAGTGTCACGTGCCCAGAGGATGTATGTTGGGCGGAAGTTCGTCCATGAACGTTATGTTGCAAATTCGTGGAACAAAGTACGATTTTGATGAATGGGAAAAATCTGGGTGCACTGGTTGGGGTTTCAATTCCGTTTTGCCGTATTTCATAAAATCTGAAAATTTTACTGACACGACTCGGTACGATCCGAAGATTCATGGGAACTGTGGGCCCCTAACTGTGAGTCCCTTTGTATCTCCAGATCCTGCCATACAAACTATATCACAAGCGGCAGATTTGATGGGCTTGACCAACGTGAAAGACTTGAACAAAATAGAACGTTCGGTTGGATACGCGATGTCGGACAGCACGACTCGGGATGGACTGCGGTGCAGTACGCTGAAAGCTTTTTTAATGCCCAATAGTGGACGACCAAATTTGTTCGTAGCCAAATACATCCGAGTCACCAGAATTTTGATCGAGAACAAAAGTGCGGTTGGTGTTGAGTTTGTAACAAAATCAGGCGAGTTTAAGACCGTCAACTGTACGCTTGAAGTCATACTGTCTGCCGGGGTGGTTATGAGTCCTCAATTACTTATGATATCCGGAATTGGACCAGCAGATCACTTGAAAGAGATGGATGTGAATGTTGTGGCTGATCTTCCCGTCGGCAAGAACTATCAGGACCACGTAGCCTATTTTGGGCTAGTCCTTAGTGACCGAAAGAATAGACCAACCGAAGACATTGCGGCAGAAAGTCAAAAACTTAGAAAGGAAACGTTTGATTTGATCCCCAAAGGTATTAGCACAATGGGGCTAACGGGACTTCTTAGTTTTGTCGATTCCAAACGCGCTTCCGGAAACCCCGACATCGAAATTATGAAAATCAGATACTCGTGCAACACAACCCAACAGATGAACACGTTCAAGAACATGTTTGGTTTTTCTGACGAGATGGCGAACGTGTACAACGAGTTGAATAAGCACAGTGACATAATACTGATGATACCGATTAGTAACATCATAACCAAAACCGGGCATGTTTTACTGAGATCAAAGGATCCTCTGGCGAGCCCGAAAATAATCGCAAACTATTTGTCGGACCAGGAAGAAATTGATACGATGGTGAGGGGTATCGAGTTCGTGGTTGAAATGTGCAAGACGAAACCGATGACTGACGCAGGATACGCTTTTGAGGAAATAGCGTTCCCGAATTGCGAGACGAATTGCAAGTGGGGCACCAAAGACTACTGGAAATGTGGTATTAAAAATCTGGCCACCTCAATTTTCCATTCAGTTGGTACCAACAAAATGGGTGCGATCGGTGACAAAACCTCTGTAGTCGATCCCAGCTTAAAAGTGATTGGCATTGACAAACTTAGAGTGATTGACTGTTCTGCGATGCCATTATTAGTGACTTGCAACACAAACGCCGCCACAATGATGATGGCTGAAAAAGGAGCTGATATAATCAAAACCCAGTATGGAAAAtgaggttataacttatattattgtcaccGTATATTATGAGTGTTctagatatattttatctttatcattttaaaaatgaatataaaataaaaaaatattcatattattctatttCATAAAAAGagattaataattgaaaaaaaatactgaaaaaagaaaaattttttatcgttgCATTTTttatcagtataaaatatatgatgataGAAACATTAAATGAAATAATCCAAAATCAAACGATCATTTAACAAATTTCAAACGAatagtttgatatattttatcttaatatatatattatttattataaaccaattCGTTTATATAAGAACATTAagcaattatgtatattttgtcatattgtGTGTACACGATTATGTGAAACCTTCAATTTATTgccatatttgtttttaaaagaaaacattgcACATTTTCATATGTTTAAATAGgaataattaattcatacaaTAGTCTGtacatttattcattatttcgcAATTTGTTTGCACAACAATGAAAACACAATGTCAATAATTTTCATGTGATGacgttacattttaataaacaacaacatATTGGtctcgtttattattattgcgatcTGTCGCGAAACGTGCAGGTAGGTGTTAGGTacgctatattttatttttattttatatacgacAAACTTAGTGACTAATGATAAATGTAGGGACAATATGCTCGACGAGGATTCAGTCGTCTCCTGTAGACGTAGAAATTATGAGTaccgaataattattaaaacaaatacaaatcgtTGTTGAACGTATTGTTTGCCAATTTTAAAGTCCACTGAGCTTGCACCCTTTGATCGTCGTTTGTAACATCGGGTGATTATGTGAGCCGCGACCGATTTCCAATCGAATAATGATTGTCTGTCACACCAATATTTGGAATGGCACGAGTGTTCTGCTGAGTTGTTTGAAATAATGTATCAACTCCACATGGAAACACGATATGATTATCAAACTAAAATCGGATTACGGAAGGTGTTTCGTgccatttctataaaaaaaatacgaggcGGACGTTGAATTGACAATCtaactcaataatattaatcaaaaaaataacatataacaaaatatgtatagttacCATAAATTCCTAAAATAATTTCTCAACATTTTAGACTCATGGAAGATTGTTTACGCTAAGACTTGGTTAAAGAATTGATTCTCATAAGCGAAAAGACAAGACGTCATCAACTTATC
Coding sequences within:
- the LOC132951043 gene encoding glucose dehydrogenase [FAD, quinone]-like, translating into MAMIFKILFILFSIIFLKANAIKYPNDFTPTLLSGESKIKFDFIVVGAGSAGAIIAARLSEIADWNILLLEAGGDPPESSEIPLKWSLALNTEYDWKFLTEQEDNLFKGLDGEKCHVPRGCMLGGSSSMNVMLQIRGTKYDFDEWEKSGCTGWGFNSVLPYFIKSENFTDTTRYDPKIHGNCGPLTVSPFVSPDPAIQTISQAADLMGLTNVKDLNKIERSVGYAMSDSTTRDGLRCSTLKAFLMPNSGRPNLFVAKYIRVTRILIENKSAVGVEFVTKSGEFKTVNCTLEVILSAGVVMSPQLLMISGIGPADHLKEMDVNVVADLPVGKNYQDHVAYFGLVLSDRKNRPTEDIAAESQKLRKETFDLIPKGISTMGLTGLLSFVDSKRASGNPDIEIMKIRYSCNTTQQMNTFKNMFGFSDEMANVYNELNKHSDIILMIPISNIITKTGHVLLRSKDPLASPKIIANYLSDQEEIDTMVRGIEFVVEMCKTKPMTDAGYAFEEIAFPNCETNCKWGTKDYWKCGIKNLATSIFHSVGTNKMGAIGDKTSVVDPSLKVIGIDKLRVIDCSAMPLLVTCNTNAATMMMAEKGADIIKTQYGK